A DNA window from Eretmochelys imbricata isolate rEreImb1 chromosome 3, rEreImb1.hap1, whole genome shotgun sequence contains the following coding sequences:
- the CASP8AP2 gene encoding CASP8-associated protein 2, translating into METDDDGLTLCDIPYGASSFRDDDESSVDIYDGLDSTSVVSDNPAQNSTPTRNCLNLFDEILIEEGNAKEATYNDLKAEYGKCQQQIKELMKNFKEIQAQNSILQNENQALKKNISALIKTARVEINRKDEEISNLHQRLSEFSSHRNNYARTYLPGSTNTRCSKIPKTKDPKFRAASLVDNTKTDHRLKTDCSKDIHHSYSSHNMEDGKSHTERRNSPYLLRYPPKELCNDSSFICFQNFDYYSNKGNRKEREMKNGEQYSRANDNRYKRDTYQSTGNSTDSEQGNTDSHQKLQIYSEKSGKSELQQESKSKMLKCSPPVENRTDRCISTWEKQTTIKERSQTVESQGDEKVERSQYINKQDLETRDKDERNFEQKNKSTEKQQEQPRRSCRVNSPHSKNETARSPHKSHKFPMEDCRRGTDGDCKRDGGANDHSSREARSSPSTSSNREHKHTRSKESSSRYEWETTYSKSERHRTEEKRKRERENQEESRHPRNERKVTKEITHQTTKESKNTDATKNERNKSSKPEGTPRVADGLKEHKAGKAKDDKNGTKKKDLKLSFMEKLNLTLSPAKTQPLCQNNGIETDSKKASSEGSTETPGHTEMLTPAQPISIGSVEQTQVPVQTDLEPETPVSEIKRKTENEALGETLDLLQPEALTKTVDALQPELTNDNTVSLPEAGQEMEEADTTCRVSELASPMNHEARNIDYDDLETISSDDFESHSVTDDIRQMKSDSLMQVVDTNDGASGESFQYPAKENSVSKTVPYKEGVTTSEPTDRDIPADGGIPVVDENTFNLEQNLPEPEISIVTSSHSDKIDPRTKARETNPVPADDNSILSIDLNHLRYIPKVISPLNSPMRPLAKGLRMESPCKGLVKSYNKDLTPESTVACPSKTLSNEVNKENQKPVCSPDKHLEMESQLSISSDELEEGEIVSDDEKSKSERNSENSKISRGRASPETHNLSSSPHNQMNKTASCNEDSGKLVYIKVNANKSRERHKTGATRSSKERKKNKTVSIACLEKIVQIILEPSTVQEIMQMLKAIRKQIRKNYMKFKMHFPVQHFHRIIESAILNFTSLIKYLNFSKMSKLGETLKLTLCETIESKLRHVKKNATVEQLFEQQLSDMKKQLWKFVDERLDYLFEKIRRILVKLCDLVSIRNESDEGKLEIVTTQKQKCITGHKNDIQKSRKKSLKVKSQKSEEYVLPKPVVSYQPFNKCHHDKNKIAAPKNVITKCLNSIDNTRNSQTQVLPSKENNLQGTLTPLKSARYEKEGFHMVRDAHKSDFNYELLTEQQTSSLTFNLVSDAQMGEIFKSLLQGSDLLEKSISSIDADQWEFRTPEKQILESQKCRNNPASVIEEAVPIASGVKSRPVEGINWPAVSPERASSLSSRLQMPVDPDVLDESCMFEVPPSAASSKDDECSLQRNKSFVSSILLEDLAVSLTIPSPLKSDAHLSFLKPENTSGSTPEGVLSAHYSEDALLEEEDATEQDIHLALESDNSSSRSSCSSWTSRPIVPGFPCDPSLPMQAVIMEKSNDHFIVKIRRAVPSTSPTLCQTTLVEESLVSLTKKEKEEIISAKIRKDNRAATGTTVEENDSKSNMNAIESTDELCNVSARQEQAHDLLEPLKEPHSATGKDEAPNLYEPFSETSNKNSHGSENTSEDFKLSQMHELKVPENKKEISNTSVESPVKAEVAFPSECSVDAYIDLTEDIVNESEADLCSLAVESTLKVTEQEIHTGNLDKGDAKEEPLECSINAYIDLTEELSSEIKADECNSKTKSTLNVDLGCQTSLDKTSKKRKKESVTDNSKSKKPKKETESASERNNKSSKKSEEKGLALKRSSSGERTELPENKDPSTSSTLPRSLYAKNIIKKKGEVVVSWTRNDDREILLACQKNGPSGKTFVSIAARLNKSPDQVSERFKQLMKLFKKSKCK; encoded by the exons ATGGAAACAGATGATGATGGACTGACATTGTGTGATATCCCTTATGGTG CTTCCTCTTTTAGGGATGATGATGAGAGCTCAGTGGATATTTATGATggtttggacagcacttcagttGTTTCAG ACAATCCTGCTCAAAACTCTACACCCACAAGAAACTGTTTAAACCTATTTGATGAGATCCTGATTGAAGAAGGAAATGCAAAGGAAGCAACTTACAATGAT TTGAAGGCAGAGTATGGAAAATGTCAGCAGCAGATTAAAGAGTTGATGAAGAATTTTAAGGAAATACAGGCACAG aactcCATTCTACAAAATGAAAATCAGGCACTTAAAAAGAATATTTCAGCACTTATCAAAACTGCTAGAGTGGAAATTAATCGCAAAGATGAGGAAATTAGTAACCTCCACCAAAG GTTATCAGAATTTTCCAGTCATCGAAATAACTACGCTAGAACATATCTTCCAGGATCAACTAACACAAGGTGCTCCAAGATACCTAAAACAAAAGATCCTAAATTCAGAGCTGCTTCTTTAGTAGACAATACAAAGACAGATCATAGATTGAAAACTGACTGTTCCAAAGATATACATCACAGTTATTCATCTCACAATATGGAGGATGGAAAATCACACACAGAAAGAAGAAACTCTCCATATTTACTCAGATATCCTCCTAAAGAGCTTTGTAATGACAGTTCTTTTATCTGTTTCCAAAACTTTGACTACTACTCCAATAAGGGTaacaggaaggaaagagaaatgaaaaatggTGAGCAGTATAGCAGGGCTAATGACAACAGGTACAAAAGAGATACATACCAGAGCACTGGCAATAGTACAGATAGTGAACAGGGAAACACAGACTCTCATCAAAAGTTGCAAATATATTCAGAAAAATCTGGTAAAAGTGAGCTGCAGCAAGAAAGTAAGAGCAAAATGCTGAAATGTAGCCCACCTGTGGAAAATAGAACTGATAGGTGCATTTCTACCTGGGAGAAACAAACAACCATTAAGGAGAGATCACAAACAGTTGAATCTCAAGGTGATGAAAAGGTTGAAAGGTCACAATACATAAACAAACAGGACCTTGAAACACGTGATAAAGATGAGAGAAATTTTGAACAGAAAAACAAATCAACTGAAAAGCAACAAGAACAACCAAGAAGGTCTTGCCGAGTGAATAGTCCACATTCAAAGAATGAAACTGCAAGGAGCCCACACAAATCACATAAGTTCCCCATGGAAGACTGTAGAAGAGGAACAGATGGAGATTGcaagagggatgggggagcaaaTGACCATAGTTCCCGAGAGGCAAGATCTTCACCTTCCACTTCCAGCAACAGAGAGCACAAACATACACGCTCCAAGGAAAGTAGCAGCAGATATGAATGGGAAACTACATATTCAAAATCAGAGAGACACAGaactgaagaaaaaaggaaaagagagagagaaaaccaggAAGAAAGTAGGCATCCtagaaatgaaagaaaagtaACAAAAGAAATTACACACCAGACTACAAAAGAATCCAAGAATACAGATGCTACAAAAAATGAGAGAAACAAATCATCTAAACCAGAAGGAACACCCAGAGTAGCAGATGGTTTAAAAGAGCACAAAGCTGGAAAGGCTAAAGATgataaaaatggaacaaaaaagaaagatctaAAACTAAGCTTTATGGAAAAGCTAAATTTAACTCTTTCTCCTGCTAAAACACAGCCTCTCTGTCAAAATAATGGAATTGAAACAGATTCCAAAAAAGCCAGTAGTGAAGGCAGTACAGAGACCCCAGGGCATACAGAAATGTTAACACCTGCCCAACCTATTAGTATTGGTTCAGTAGAGCAAACCCAGGTTCCAGTTCAAACAGACTTGGAACCAGAGACACCTGTTTCTGAGAtcaaaaggaaaactgaaaatgaagcttTGGGAGAAACTCTAGACCTACTGCAGCCTGAAGCTTTGACAAAAACAGTGGATGCACTGCAACCTGAACTGACTAATGATAACACTGTGTCCCTTCCTGAGGCTGGACAAGAGATGGAAGAGGCAGACACAACATGCAGAGTTTCTGAGTTAGCAAGCCCTATGAATCATGAAGCTCGGAACATTGATTATGATGACTTAGAGACCATTAGTTCTGATGATTTTGAGTCCCATAGTGTCACAGATGATATTAGACAAATGAAGTCAGACTCATTAATGCAAGTGGTAGATACCAATGATGGTGCATCTGGAGAAAGTTTTCAGTATCCTGCCAAGGAAAACAGTGTTTCGAAAACTGTACCTTACAAGGAGGGCGTGACTACATCTGAGCCAACTGACAGGGATATACCAGCTGATGGAGGCATACCAGTAGTTGATGAAAACACTTTTAATTTGGAGCAAAACTTGCCAGAACCAGAAATCAGTATAGTAACATCTTCTCATAGTGATAAAATAGATCCTAGAACTAAAGCAAGAGAAACTAACCCAGTTCCGGCTGATGATAATTCAATATTAAGCATTGATCTCAATCACTTGAGGTACATTCCAAAGGTTATCAGCCCACTGAATAGTCCAATGCGACCCTTGGCTAAAGGACTTAGGATGGAGAGCCCTTGCAAAGGACTTGTGAAGAGTTATAACAAAG ATTTAACTCCTGAAAGCACAGTTGCCTGTCCCTCAAAGACTCTGTCAAATGAagtaaataaagaaaatcaaAAGCCAGTTTGCTCACCTGACAAACACTTAGAGATGGAGTCCCAGCTGAGTATATCCTCTGATGAATTAGAAGAAGGAGAAATTGTAAGTGATGATGAAAAATCCAAATCAGAAAGAAACTCTGAGAATAGTAAAATATCAAGGGGAAGAGCTTCTCCTGAAACACACAATTTGAGCAGCAGTCCACATAACCAAATGAATAAAACTGCATCTTGCAATGAAGATAGTGGAAAATTAGTTTACATAAAAGTAAATGCAAACAAAAGTAGAGAAAGACATAAAACTGGAGCTACCCGATCgtcaaaggaaagaaagaaaaataaaactgtgAGCATTGCTTGCCTTGAAAAAATAGTTCAAATTATTCTTGAACCTTCTACAGTACAAGAAATTATGCAGATGTTAAAAGCTATACGAAAACAGATAAGGAAAAATTATATGAAGTTCAAGATGCATTTCCCAGTTCAGCATtttcacagaattatagaatcagccattttgaattttacatCATTGATAAAGTACCTAAACTTTTCCAAGATGTCTAAATTAGGCGAGACTTTAAAACTGACTCTCTGTGAAACTATAGAGTCTAAACTTAGGCATGTTAAAAAGAATGCAACAGTGGAACAACTTTTTGAACAACAGCTGTCAGATATGAAAAAACAGTTATGGAAATTTGTGGATGAACGGCTTGATTACTTATTTGAAAAAATAAGGAGAATTTTAGTAAAACTGTGTGATTTAGTAAGCATCAGAAATGAGAGTGATGAAGGAAAGCTTGAAATTGTAActacacaaaaacagaaatgcaTAACAGGTCATAAAAACGACATACAGAAATCCAGGAAAAAGTCCCTAAAAGTAAAATCTCAAAAGTCTGAAGAATATGTCCTTCCTAAACCAGTGGTAAGTTATCAACCATTTAACAAGTGTCAccatgacaaaaataaaatagctgCACCAAAAAATGTGATTACAAAATGTCTAAATTCCATTGATAATACAAGGAACTCCCAAACCCAAGTGCTGCCCTCTAAGGAAAATAATTTACAAGGCACCCTAACTCCACTGAAAAGTGCAAGATACGAAAAGGAAGGGTTTCACATGGTCAGAGATGCTCACAAGTCTGATTTTAATTATGAACTTCTCACAGAACAGCAAACTTCTAGCCTCACATTCAACCTAGTGAGTGATGCACAAATGGGTGAAATATtcaaaagtttgttacaaggctctgatcttttagaaaaaagcaTCAGCAGCATTGATGCAGATCAGTGGGAGTTCAGGACACCAGAAAAACAGATCCTGGAAAGTCAGAAATGCAGAAATAATCCTGCTTCTGTTATAGAAGAGGCAGTTCCAATAGCGTCCGGTGTGAAATCTAGACCAGTAGAGGGTATTAATTGGCCTGCAGTTTCACCTGAAAGAGCCTCATCTTTATCATCTAGACTTCAGATGCCAGTTGATCCAGATGTGTTGGATGAAAGCTGTATGTTTGAAGTTCCCCCAAGTGCAGCTTCTAGCAAAGATGATGAATGCAGTTTACAAAGGAATAAGTCATTTGTTTCTTCTATACTCCTTGAAGATCTAGCAGTTTCTTTAACTATTCCATCACCTTTGAAATCGGATGCTCATCTTAGCTTTCTGAAACCTGAAAACACATCCGGTTCAACTCCTGAGGGAGTTCTTAGTGCACATTACAGTGAAGATGCTCTTCTTGAAGAAGAGGATGCCACCGAACAAGACATTCATTTGGCTTTAGAATCTGATAACTCAAGCAGCAGATCAAGTTGCTCTTCATGGACAAGTCGGCCTATTGTTCCAGGTTTCCCTTGTGACCCCAGCCTACCAATGCAAGCAGTAATAATGGAGAAATCCAATGATCACTTCATTGTTAAGATAAGGCGTGCAGTGCCATCTACATCACCGACCCTTTGTCAGACTACCCTGGTAGAGGAGTCACTGGTATCCTTaaccaagaaagaaaaggaagaaataataTCTGCCAAAATAAGAAAAGATAATCGGGCTGCTACAGGCACAACTGTTGAAGAAAATGATTCTAAGAGCAATATGAATGCCATTGAGTCCACTGATGAGCTGTGTAATGTCAGTGCTAGACAAGAACAAGCTCATGATTTGCTTGAGCCTCTTAAGGAGCCCCATAGTGCCACTGGAAAAGACGAAGCACCTAACTTGTATGAACCCTTTTCAGAAACATCAAACAAAAATAGCCATGGTAGTGAAAACACAAGTGAAGACTTTAAGCTGTCTCAGATGCATGAATTGAAAGTGCctgaaaacaagaaagaaatATCTAATACTTCAGTAGAAAGTCCTGTTAAAGCTGAAGTTGCTTTTCCTTCTGAATGTAGTGTTGATGCATATATAGATTTGACAGAAGATATTGTCAATGAAAGTGAAGCAGATTTATGTAGTCTTGCAGTGGAATCTACTTTAAAAGTTACAGAACAGGAAATTCATACAGGAAACTTAGATAAAGGTGATGCAAAGGAAGAACCATTAGAGTGCAGTATCAATGCATATATCGATTTAACAGAAGAGCTTTCCAGTGAGATTAAAGCAGATGAGTGCAACTCTAAAACAAAATCCACTTTAAATGTTGATTTGGGATGCCAGACAAGTCTTGATAAAACtagcaaaaagagaaaaaaggagtCTGTAACAGACAATTCCAagtcaaaaaaaccaaaaaaggaaACTGAATCAGCTAgtgaaagaaataataaaagtAGTAAGAAGTCTGAGGAGAAAGGTTTAGCTCTCAAAAGATCGTCTTCCGGTGAGAGGACTGAATTGCCCGAGAATAAAGATCCTTCAACTTCCTCCACATTGCCACGTAGTCTATATGCCAAAAACATCATTAAAAAGAAAGGAGAAGTAGTTGTTTCTTGGACAAG AAATGATGACCGAGAAATTCTATTGGCGTGTCAAAAAAACGGACCATCAGGAAAAACATTTGTTTCCATAGCTGCCAGGCTAAACAAAAGCCCAGATCAG GTTTCAGAAAGATTCAAACAGTTAATGAAGTTGTTCAAAAAGTCAAAGTGCAAGTAG